From one Pseudomonas fluorescens genomic stretch:
- a CDS encoding CopD family copper resistance protein produces the protein MFYPLLLTLHLFGAVIFIGTVFFEVLFLEHIRKQLPARLMLLLEQAIGQRARQLMPWVLLVLFGAGAGMVWQRYVPVLQAPLHSSFGTLLLVKIVLAASVLGHFLVAMLWFRSGQMSTGRVKFIHHSVFVHLLLILLLAKAMFYLSW, from the coding sequence ATGTTTTATCCGCTGTTGTTAACCCTGCACCTGTTCGGCGCAGTGATTTTCATCGGGACGGTGTTCTTCGAGGTGTTGTTCCTGGAACACATCCGCAAGCAGTTGCCGGCCAGGCTCATGCTGCTTCTGGAACAAGCCATCGGCCAGCGCGCCCGGCAGTTGATGCCCTGGGTGCTGCTGGTGTTGTTCGGGGCCGGTGCGGGGATGGTCTGGCAGCGTTATGTGCCGGTGCTGCAGGCGCCGCTGCACTCGTCGTTCGGTACCTTGTTGCTGGTGAAAATCGTGCTTGCCGCCAGCGTGCTGGGGCATTTTCTCGTGGCCATGCTGTGGTTTCGCAGCGGGCAGATGAGCACTGGCCGGGTGAAGTTCATTCATCACAGTGTGTTCGTTCATCTGTTGCTGATCCTGCTGCTGGCCAAGGCCATGTTCTACCTGAGTTGGTAG
- the tssM gene encoding type VI secretion system membrane subunit TssM, which produces MGMVWSHLKRWGLPLLRQFNRALALLVLLGVALMLGAIWWLGPQWAWNAHRPLAQAPMRVAVSIVVLVVPLLVWAWRVRQRYQRFQVERQQQAARQADPCLPHVQAQERALARSLDHLLNNMERRGSLYQLPWYLVLGEQNAGKTSLITRSNQSFALSQVTRAGASAHQDADLAYPIDWWMGGEAVLIDPPGELLSQPEWPLPHESSAEGEGSVHLGLPAGTHQRLWLHLLDWLARTRSRRALNGVVLVVDLQALLTRQPEQRKAQANLLRTRLYELTRQLGTRLPVYVTLSKVDLLEGFEEFFARLSPSGREALLGFTFSLDAVDDFDAWQVELASRYDRFIERLGAQVFDSCAQAHSLTERQRLLALVRQLSGLRPALLGFLAEMLGSDRFTTPALVRGVYFSSVYQQGTLTNAFVNEAGKSYQLAPPAAEVKPAGGKVVYFAQQLFQRVIYPEAGLAGDNIKVARSKRRLLLAGFGVASLGCLLAVGLWQLYFTVNRDKAASVLAKSQEFSARDIDATVDTTGRNLLAPLDQIRDAVSVYGDYRQAWPLLSDMGLYQGKKIGPTVDEAYLNLLSKRFLPAIASRALEAINAAPSGSDEQLAALRVYRMIEDRANRQPAIVQQWAARQWQRAYPGQGQVQVDLMRHLDYALKYADADLPQHHERIALVQQTLRQRPMAERVYLSLKRQAQARLQPALDLRSEVGPAFDIIYQVPPASDGESSGLLLAPLLTAKGYKAYFEAGSGNLIELAMIDQWVLGERQRLDFSEHDREVLSQRIRALYHADYVDSWRRALNQIAIVDFRDLSHGVAVLEQVTGPSAPIRRLLETLRDNSVIYPSLPLAEEQAGGAQKAADGSLQALAIRRAFSGLTELITAQGDRPSYYEETLRAVSVVYDYTKTVHDSPDPGKAALKAVLQRFSLGGADPIANLQRIAAGLPEPLNQQARKLADQSAQVLMIAALGELEKRWDSEVYSFYRERLANRYPFTPGGEDASLEDFETFFGPKGRLQQFQDQYLSVFLKDNLDALYSDALGGYLVRNDVLEQLNHAERIRDTFFNNRGHLAVQLSIEPLALSSTRLSSLLSIDGQLIPYRHGAPQRTGLVWPNDLGSASASQLTLVHSSGNTASLSYRGPWSLFRLLSRAQLNGRTETSVDLTFAVADGLMRYRVGVQKANNPVTQRSFAGFALPRTLLEARRPEES; this is translated from the coding sequence ATGGGGATGGTCTGGAGTCACCTCAAGCGTTGGGGGCTGCCGCTGCTGCGTCAGTTCAATCGGGCCTTGGCGCTGCTGGTGCTGCTGGGCGTGGCGCTGATGCTGGGCGCAATCTGGTGGCTGGGCCCGCAGTGGGCCTGGAATGCACATCGACCACTGGCGCAGGCGCCGATGCGCGTGGCGGTCAGTATCGTGGTGCTGGTGGTGCCGCTGCTGGTCTGGGCCTGGCGGGTACGCCAGCGTTACCAGCGTTTTCAGGTCGAGCGCCAACAGCAAGCGGCGCGACAGGCCGATCCCTGCCTGCCCCATGTGCAGGCGCAGGAGCGGGCACTGGCGCGCAGCCTCGATCACCTGCTCAACAACATGGAGCGCCGCGGTTCGCTCTACCAACTGCCCTGGTATCTGGTGCTCGGGGAGCAGAACGCCGGCAAGACCAGCCTGATCACCCGCTCCAACCAGAGCTTCGCCCTGTCGCAGGTCACCCGCGCTGGCGCCAGCGCCCATCAGGATGCAGACCTGGCCTATCCGATCGACTGGTGGATGGGGGGTGAGGCGGTGCTGATCGACCCGCCAGGCGAACTGCTCAGCCAGCCTGAATGGCCGCTGCCGCACGAAAGCAGTGCCGAGGGCGAGGGCAGCGTTCACCTGGGACTCCCCGCGGGCACTCACCAGCGGCTCTGGCTGCACCTGCTCGACTGGCTGGCCCGCACCCGCAGCCGCCGCGCACTCAATGGCGTGGTGCTGGTGGTTGACCTGCAGGCGTTGCTGACCCGGCAACCCGAGCAACGCAAGGCCCAGGCGAACCTGCTGCGCACCCGGCTGTATGAACTGACCCGGCAACTGGGGACACGGCTGCCGGTGTATGTGACGTTGAGCAAGGTCGACTTGCTGGAAGGGTTCGAAGAGTTCTTTGCCCGGCTTTCTCCGAGTGGGCGCGAAGCGCTGCTGGGGTTCACCTTTAGCCTGGACGCGGTGGATGACTTCGATGCCTGGCAGGTGGAACTGGCCAGCCGATACGACCGCTTTATCGAGCGCCTTGGCGCGCAAGTGTTCGACAGCTGCGCCCAGGCCCATTCGCTGACTGAGCGCCAGCGCCTCCTGGCCCTGGTGCGCCAGCTATCTGGCCTGCGTCCGGCACTGCTGGGGTTTTTGGCTGAAATGCTCGGCAGCGACCGCTTCACTACGCCTGCGCTGGTGCGTGGGGTGTACTTTTCATCGGTGTACCAGCAGGGCACATTGACCAACGCCTTCGTCAACGAGGCCGGCAAATCCTATCAACTGGCGCCCCCGGCGGCCGAGGTCAAACCTGCTGGCGGCAAGGTCGTCTATTTCGCCCAGCAACTGTTCCAACGGGTCATTTACCCGGAGGCCGGGCTGGCCGGCGACAACATCAAGGTCGCCCGCAGCAAGCGCCGGCTGTTGCTCGCGGGGTTCGGCGTTGCCTCGCTGGGCTGCTTGCTGGCGGTGGGGCTCTGGCAGCTGTACTTCACCGTCAACCGAGACAAGGCGGCCAGTGTCCTGGCCAAAAGCCAGGAGTTCAGTGCGCGGGACATCGATGCCACGGTCGACACCACCGGCCGCAACCTGCTGGCGCCGCTGGATCAGATTCGTGACGCGGTTTCGGTGTATGGCGATTATCGCCAGGCCTGGCCGCTGTTGTCCGACATGGGCCTCTACCAAGGCAAGAAAATCGGCCCGACGGTGGACGAAGCGTACCTCAACCTGCTGTCCAAACGCTTCTTACCGGCCATTGCCAGCCGCGCCCTGGAAGCCATCAATGCGGCGCCTTCTGGCAGCGATGAGCAACTGGCGGCGTTACGCGTGTACCGCATGATCGAAGATCGTGCCAACCGCCAACCGGCCATTGTCCAACAGTGGGCGGCCAGGCAATGGCAGCGGGCCTACCCGGGGCAGGGGCAGGTACAGGTCGACCTGATGCGTCACCTTGACTACGCGCTGAAGTACGCCGACGCCGACCTGCCGCAGCACCACGAACGGATCGCCCTGGTGCAACAGACCTTGCGCCAGCGGCCCATGGCCGAGCGGGTCTATCTCTCGCTCAAGCGCCAGGCGCAGGCACGCTTGCAACCGGCGCTGGACCTGCGCAGTGAAGTGGGCCCGGCCTTCGACATCATCTACCAGGTACCGCCAGCCAGTGACGGCGAAAGCAGCGGCCTGCTGTTGGCTCCGCTGCTCACGGCCAAAGGCTACAAGGCGTACTTCGAGGCGGGCAGCGGTAACCTCATAGAGCTGGCGATGATCGATCAGTGGGTACTCGGTGAACGCCAACGGCTGGACTTCTCCGAGCATGACCGCGAGGTGCTGAGCCAGCGCATTCGAGCCTTGTATCACGCCGACTATGTGGACAGCTGGCGCCGGGCCCTGAACCAGATCGCGATCGTCGATTTTCGCGACTTGAGCCATGGCGTCGCAGTACTGGAACAGGTGACCGGGCCGAGCGCACCGATACGGCGCCTGCTGGAAACCCTGCGCGATAACAGCGTGATCTATCCGTCGCTGCCGCTGGCCGAGGAGCAGGCGGGCGGCGCGCAAAAAGCGGCGGATGGGTCACTACAGGCATTGGCGATCCGCCGGGCATTTTCCGGCCTTACCGAGCTGATCACGGCCCAGGGGGATCGGCCGTCCTACTATGAAGAAACCTTGCGCGCGGTCAGCGTGGTCTACGACTACACCAAAACCGTGCACGACAGCCCCGACCCGGGCAAAGCTGCATTGAAAGCCGTGTTGCAACGGTTTTCGCTGGGCGGCGCCGATCCGATTGCCAACTTGCAACGTATCGCTGCCGGCCTGCCCGAGCCGCTCAACCAGCAGGCCAGAAAGCTTGCCGACCAAAGCGCCCAGGTCCTGATGATCGCCGCCCTGGGCGAGCTGGAAAAACGCTGGGACAGCGAGGTCTACAGCTTCTACCGCGAACGTCTGGCCAATCGTTACCCGTTCACGCCGGGGGGGGAGGATGCTTCGCTGGAAGACTTCGAAACCTTCTTCGGCCCCAAGGGGCGCTTACAACAGTTTCAGGACCAATACCTGAGCGTGTTCCTCAAGGACAACCTCGACGCACTGTACTCCGACGCTCTCGGCGGCTACCTGGTGCGCAACGATGTACTGGAGCAACTGAACCATGCCGAGCGTATCCGTGACACGTTCTTCAACAACCGCGGCCACCTGGCGGTGCAGCTGAGCATCGAGCCCCTGGCCTTGAGCAGCACTCGCCTGAGTAGCCTGTTGAGTATCGATGGCCAGTTGATTCCTTACCGGCATGGCGCGCCGCAGCGCACCGGGCTGGTCTGGCCCAACGATCTGGGCAGTGCCAGCGCCAGCCAGCTGACGCTGGTGCACAGCAGCGGTAACACCGCCAGCCTCAGCTATCGTGGGCCCTGGTCGCTGTTTCGCCTGCTCAGCCGCGCGCAGCTCAATGGCCGCACCGAAACCAGCGTCGACCTGACCTTTGCCGTGGCCGATGGCCTGATGCGCTACCGCGTCGGGGTACAAAAGGCCAACAACCCAGTCACCCAGCGCAGTTTTGCAGGATTTGCCTTGCCCAGGACCTTGCTCGAAGCACGCCGCCCTGAAGAGTCGTAG
- the tssA gene encoding type VI secretion system protein TssA, producing MSLVIDVPAGALQQLLAPIEAEQPAGFFDVEDETFQAIDQEMVKLGGLRENTIDWPYIDEASRQYLATQCKHLRILGHLQVVWLRTREWEHWVDAVKLLAGMLEHYWDSAHPVPGPTGYLNKRKQVLRLLEGLGQALPSLQRSSFAEAHQAEAEQALARLLGCVETTRIEPAAIEALQQQLGKYRERAVPSQASRPVASGAGLSPAFFASTAPVGNEREQRRALLNMAEQINQQDPYDPVGYQLRRFGLWTHVRNAPSISRERRTELSAVPRDIVDSYQDALAANNVEPALLMRIERSVAASPYWLRGSFLAASVASRLAMDEVAGAIRQACERFACRLPGLTGLCFSDGTPFADAQTQAWISGADQHEPAHSPVQEFAGLRDELIAQLNSEGVEVVLLRLQELHAEQDAPRQRSYATVIAADLLASRGLSWLADDLYAGVARLMRDTSAQGWEPQLYQKVAQRLGADPLIIAVKE from the coding sequence ATGTCGTTGGTGATCGATGTCCCGGCCGGCGCCCTCCAGCAGCTGTTGGCGCCCATCGAGGCCGAGCAGCCCGCCGGTTTCTTTGATGTGGAAGATGAAACCTTCCAGGCCATCGACCAGGAAATGGTCAAGCTGGGTGGCCTGCGCGAAAACACAATCGACTGGCCGTACATCGATGAAGCCTCGCGCCAGTACCTTGCCACTCAGTGCAAGCACCTGCGCATCCTTGGCCATTTGCAAGTGGTGTGGCTGCGCACGAGGGAATGGGAGCATTGGGTGGATGCCGTGAAGCTGCTGGCAGGCATGCTCGAGCACTACTGGGACAGTGCTCACCCGGTGCCAGGGCCGACCGGTTACCTGAACAAACGCAAGCAGGTGCTGCGCCTGCTCGAGGGGCTTGGCCAGGCACTGCCGAGCCTGCAGCGCAGCAGCTTTGCCGAGGCCCATCAAGCCGAAGCCGAACAGGCCCTGGCCAGGCTGCTGGGTTGCGTCGAGACCACACGGATCGAACCTGCGGCGATCGAAGCACTGCAACAGCAACTGGGCAAGTACCGCGAGCGGGCCGTCCCGAGCCAGGCAAGCCGCCCCGTGGCCAGCGGCGCAGGTTTGAGCCCGGCGTTCTTCGCAAGCACGGCGCCGGTGGGCAATGAGCGCGAGCAGCGGCGCGCCTTGCTGAACATGGCCGAGCAGATCAACCAGCAGGATCCTTATGACCCGGTAGGTTATCAGTTACGCCGCTTTGGCCTGTGGACGCATGTGCGCAATGCGCCGTCGATCAGCCGTGAGCGGCGTACCGAACTCAGTGCGGTGCCCCGCGATATCGTCGACAGCTACCAGGACGCCCTGGCTGCCAACAACGTCGAGCCAGCCCTGTTGATGCGCATCGAGAGAAGCGTTGCCGCATCGCCCTACTGGCTACGAGGCAGCTTCCTGGCGGCCAGCGTCGCCTCGCGCCTGGCCATGGACGAAGTGGCAGGCGCCATTCGCCAGGCCTGTGAACGTTTTGCCTGTCGGCTGCCGGGGTTGACCGGGTTGTGCTTCAGCGACGGCACACCGTTCGCCGATGCCCAGACCCAGGCCTGGATCAGCGGAGCCGATCAGCACGAGCCGGCGCACAGCCCGGTGCAGGAGTTTGCCGGGCTGCGCGACGAATTGATTGCCCAACTCAATAGCGAAGGCGTGGAGGTGGTGCTGTTGCGTTTGCAGGAATTGCACGCTGAGCAGGATGCCCCGCGCCAGCGCAGCTACGCCACGGTGATTGCCGCCGACCTGCTGGCATCACGCGGGTTGTCGTGGCTGGCGGACGATCTGTATGCCGGTGTCGCCCGCTTGATGCGCGACACCAGCGCACAGGGCTGGGAGCCACAGTTGTACCAGAAGGTGGCACAGCGCCTTGGCGCCGACCCGCTGATCATCGCAGTCAAGGAGTAG
- the vasI gene encoding type VI secretion system-associated protein VasI, which translates to MPAGAMAAAQDCTAIVSPLKRLACFDEAAGTPPGPAPVLAPASRTGVLPAVVDLVQRNEQRRAADDFRFLASLWPETDDDRRQRMIISAPALGVPPPRPYLAISCESSISRVQLVLDDPPGPNRIRIQLFKDGQPVADAYPWQVLDDAGLVVDAGRGLQAIALLRRMGGGQRLSVKSDYSPLDGLVFDAQGLGELIEQERQLCRW; encoded by the coding sequence ATGCCTGCCGGTGCCATGGCGGCGGCGCAGGATTGCACCGCAATCGTTTCGCCGCTCAAGCGCCTGGCCTGTTTCGATGAAGCTGCCGGTACGCCACCTGGGCCGGCGCCGGTACTGGCTCCGGCTTCGCGGACGGGCGTGCTGCCCGCCGTCGTCGACCTGGTCCAGCGCAACGAGCAGCGCCGTGCAGCGGATGACTTTCGCTTCCTCGCATCGCTCTGGCCAGAGACCGATGACGACAGACGCCAACGGATGATCATTTCCGCGCCAGCACTGGGCGTCCCACCACCTCGGCCATACCTTGCGATCAGCTGCGAATCGAGTATTTCCCGGGTGCAGCTGGTGCTGGATGATCCGCCCGGCCCCAACCGCATCCGCATACAACTGTTCAAGGACGGGCAGCCGGTTGCCGATGCCTATCCGTGGCAGGTGCTGGACGATGCCGGGCTGGTGGTCGACGCCGGGCGCGGGCTGCAAGCCATTGCCTTACTACGGCGCATGGGCGGTGGCCAGCGCCTGAGCGTCAAAAGTGACTACTCGCCGCTCGACGGGCTGGTCTTTGACGCGCAAGGCCTGGGTGAGCTGATCGAGCAGGAGCGCCAGCTATGTCGTTGGTGA
- the tssB gene encoding type VI secretion system contractile sheath small subunit: protein MSKMHGSVAPKERINIKYVPATGDQQAEVELPLKLLITGDFLGRSDTSSVEERRPVRIDKDTFNAVLAEAEVDLHMAVPSTLCADGENDLNVQLQFTSINDFGPDAIARQVPELKKLLQLREALVALKGPMGNVPAFRKHLQNLLSDETTRQRLAEELDLVLDGANTSTDT, encoded by the coding sequence ATGTCAAAGATGCACGGTTCCGTTGCCCCGAAAGAGCGCATCAACATTAAATATGTGCCGGCTACCGGCGATCAGCAGGCTGAAGTCGAGCTTCCGCTGAAACTGCTGATCACCGGTGATTTCCTCGGGCGCAGCGATACCTCGAGCGTTGAAGAACGCCGGCCAGTACGCATTGACAAGGACACCTTCAACGCCGTGCTGGCGGAGGCCGAAGTCGATTTGCACATGGCGGTGCCCTCGACGCTCTGCGCCGACGGCGAAAATGACCTGAACGTGCAACTTCAATTCACTTCCATCAATGACTTTGGCCCGGATGCCATCGCCCGGCAAGTGCCGGAGCTGAAAAAACTGCTGCAACTTCGCGAGGCGCTGGTCGCACTTAAAGGCCCGATGGGTAATGTACCGGCCTTTCGCAAGCACTTGCAAAACTTGCTCAGTGACGAGACCACTCGCCAGCGCCTGGCCGAGGAACTGGATCTGGTACTGGATGGCGCAAACACCTCAACAGATACCTAA
- the tssC gene encoding type VI secretion system contractile sheath large subunit, which translates to MPKESAAAQVLATDEHASLLDQLLANTTIRPAQEGYAIARQGVAAYISEILQSGDHQQPVNKHRVDQMITEIDQALSGQIDQILHQPQFQQLESAWRGLKLLVDRTDFRENIKLEVLHVTKEELLEDFDNAGDITRSGLYKHVYSAGFGQFGGEPVAAMIGNYTFGPSSPDIKLLGYVAAVGAMAHAPFVMAAAPEFFNLKSFQDLAGVKEVSDIFEGPGHTKWRGLREMEDAKYLAATLPRFLLRSPWHSTENPIRSFCYDEGIDANHDHYLWGNTAFLMASRITESFARYRWCPNIIGPQSGGAVDDLPVHLFEAMGQLQAKIPTEVLISDRKEFELSEAGFIPLTMRKDSDNAAFFSANSVQKPKTFPKTREGQEAQTNYKLGTQLPYLFIVNRLAHYIKVLQREQIGSWKERQDVERELTTWLKQYVADQDNPSADVRSRRPLRAAQIEVQEVAGNPGWYQVALAVRPHFKYMGANFEISLVGRLDTQ; encoded by the coding sequence ATGCCCAAGGAAAGTGCTGCCGCCCAGGTCCTGGCGACCGATGAACACGCCTCGCTGCTCGATCAACTACTGGCCAACACCACGATCCGCCCCGCCCAGGAAGGCTACGCCATCGCCCGCCAGGGCGTGGCTGCCTACATCAGCGAAATCCTGCAGAGCGGCGATCACCAGCAACCGGTGAACAAGCACCGGGTCGACCAGATGATCACCGAGATCGACCAGGCCTTGAGCGGGCAAATCGACCAGATCCTCCACCAGCCGCAGTTCCAGCAACTGGAATCGGCCTGGCGCGGTTTGAAGCTGCTGGTCGATCGCACGGACTTTCGCGAGAACATCAAGCTCGAGGTGCTGCATGTCACCAAAGAGGAATTGCTCGAGGATTTCGACAATGCCGGCGACATCACCCGCAGCGGCTTGTACAAGCACGTCTACAGCGCAGGTTTCGGCCAGTTTGGTGGCGAGCCGGTGGCGGCGATGATCGGCAACTACACCTTCGGCCCGTCGTCACCGGACATCAAGCTGCTCGGCTATGTGGCAGCCGTTGGCGCCATGGCCCATGCGCCGTTCGTGATGGCCGCGGCGCCTGAGTTCTTCAACCTCAAGAGCTTTCAGGACCTGGCCGGGGTCAAGGAAGTCAGTGACATCTTTGAAGGCCCCGGCCACACCAAGTGGCGTGGCCTGCGCGAGATGGAAGACGCCAAGTACCTGGCCGCTACCTTGCCGCGCTTTCTGTTGCGCTCGCCCTGGCACAGCACCGAGAACCCGATTCGCAGCTTTTGCTACGACGAGGGCATCGACGCCAATCACGATCATTACCTGTGGGGCAACACCGCGTTCCTGATGGCTTCGCGCATCACCGAAAGCTTTGCCCGCTACCGCTGGTGCCCGAACATCATCGGCCCGCAATCGGGCGGCGCGGTGGATGATCTGCCGGTGCACCTGTTCGAAGCCATGGGCCAGTTGCAGGCCAAGATCCCCACTGAAGTGCTGATTTCCGATCGCAAGGAATTCGAGCTGTCCGAAGCCGGCTTCATCCCCCTGACCATGCGCAAAGACAGCGACAACGCGGCGTTCTTCTCGGCCAACTCGGTGCAAAAACCCAAGACCTTCCCCAAGACCCGCGAGGGCCAGGAAGCGCAGACCAACTACAAGCTGGGCACCCAGCTGCCCTACCTGTTCATCGTCAATCGCCTGGCCCATTACATCAAGGTGCTGCAACGCGAGCAGATCGGCAGTTGGAAGGAGCGCCAGGACGTCGAGCGCGAACTCACCACCTGGCTCAAGCAGTACGTTGCCGACCAGGACAACCCGTCCGCCGACGTGCGCAGCCGCCGGCCCTTGCGCGCCGCGCAGATCGAAGTGCAGGAGGTGGCCGGCAACCCGGGCTGGTACCAGGTCGCGCTGGCGGTGCGCCCGCACTTCAAATACATGGGCGCCAACTTCGAGATCTCGCTGGTTGGCCGCCTGGACACCCAGTAA
- the tssE gene encoding type VI secretion system baseplate subunit TssE codes for MSLTSLFERLEPEAPRYRPGTAQSQAQQAIEAIKRHLEQVLNARQGCSQSSPELGLRDFNGATQGSNDLLIAISADIRRSVEAFEPRIKVTGVRYQPDPDLPLELSFRLDCQLRLDHREEQVQLEVAMHGRDGYTRVK; via the coding sequence ATGAGCCTGACCAGCCTGTTCGAACGCCTCGAGCCCGAGGCCCCGCGCTATCGCCCGGGCACGGCGCAGAGCCAGGCCCAGCAGGCGATCGAAGCGATCAAGCGTCACCTCGAACAGGTGCTCAACGCCCGCCAGGGCTGCTCGCAAAGCAGCCCTGAACTGGGCCTGCGCGACTTCAACGGGGCTACCCAGGGCAGCAATGACCTGCTGATCGCTATCAGCGCCGACATTCGCCGCTCGGTCGAAGCGTTCGAACCGCGAATCAAGGTCACCGGCGTGCGCTACCAGCCCGACCCGGACCTGCCGCTGGAGCTGAGCTTTCGTCTCGACTGCCAGCTCCGGCTCGACCACAGGGAAGAACAGGTGCAGTTGGAAGTGGCCATGCATGGTCGCGACGGCTACACCCGGGTGAAATGA
- the tssF gene encoding type VI secretion system baseplate subunit TssF, whose product MSLKQRFAEELRYLRELGREFAEDNPQLAQFLGDQAGDPDVERLLEGFAFLTAKLGMKIDDDLPELTQPLLQLLWPNYLRPLPSATIVRFDPLPDAISQRQLLPKGTRLFAKPVDGVSCEFRTCTEVNLYPLALQQVSDAHSREASLMRIDLRVLTQQSLDSLGCDQLDFHLSGDDVTAQTLYLWIAHYLQRLTLHIDGQVYGLSVQDIVFPGFSAEEALLPYPRNVFDGYRILQEYFVFPQRFHFFSLTRLARAWPALSSGQIRFEFEFSRPMPSNTHLHTRDLQLYCAPAVNLFSHDAEPIALDGRSLERRIRPTGAQPEAYEVFSVDRVSGWDATDKERKGDPLRTFTPFESFQHEIEHARGRTALYFRTHIEESHGREGLLHRIAFVRGDESAYIGERETASIELTCSNGDLPQALGIGDLSWSTETTPSFATYTNLIAPTRAYRPVLDSSLHWTLISNLSLNYLSLLSAEPLKAVIRAYDFAALHDLQQARATRKRLDGIGQAQTTPLDWLMKGLPVRGLQTRLQLDQNAFLCEGDLYLFASVLSQFFALYASINAFHRLEVINTTNNEHYEWPLLTGRQPLI is encoded by the coding sequence ATGAGCTTGAAGCAACGCTTTGCCGAAGAACTGCGTTACCTGCGTGAACTGGGCCGCGAGTTCGCCGAAGACAATCCGCAACTGGCGCAGTTTCTCGGCGACCAGGCCGGGGACCCGGACGTCGAGCGGCTGCTGGAAGGCTTCGCCTTTCTCACTGCCAAACTGGGCATGAAGATCGATGACGACCTGCCCGAGCTGACCCAGCCCTTGCTGCAGTTGCTCTGGCCGAACTACCTGCGACCGCTGCCCAGCGCGACCATCGTGCGCTTCGACCCGCTGCCTGATGCAATCAGCCAGCGCCAGCTGCTGCCCAAGGGCACACGGCTGTTCGCCAAGCCTGTGGATGGCGTGTCCTGCGAGTTTCGCACCTGTACCGAGGTCAATCTGTATCCCCTGGCCCTGCAGCAGGTCAGCGACGCCCACAGCCGTGAGGCGTCGCTGATGCGCATCGATCTGCGGGTGCTCACCCAACAGTCACTCGACAGCCTGGGCTGCGATCAGCTGGATTTTCACCTCAGTGGCGACGACGTTACCGCCCAGACCCTGTACCTGTGGATTGCCCACTACCTGCAACGCCTCACCTTGCACATCGATGGCCAGGTCTACGGGCTGTCTGTCCAGGACATCGTCTTTCCCGGCTTCAGCGCCGAAGAAGCCCTGCTGCCCTACCCGCGCAATGTCTTTGATGGCTACCGGATCCTGCAGGAGTACTTTGTCTTCCCCCAGCGTTTTCACTTCTTCAGCCTGACCCGCCTGGCCCGGGCATGGCCCGCGCTGAGCAGCGGGCAAATTCGCTTCGAGTTCGAATTCTCCCGACCCATGCCTAGCAATACTCACCTGCACACCCGCGACCTGCAGTTGTACTGCGCGCCGGCAGTCAACCTGTTCAGCCACGATGCCGAGCCCATTGCCCTGGACGGACGCAGCCTGGAGCGGCGTATCCGGCCCACCGGCGCGCAACCTGAAGCCTATGAAGTTTTCAGTGTCGACCGGGTCTCGGGTTGGGATGCGACCGACAAGGAGCGCAAGGGCGATCCGCTACGCACCTTTACGCCCTTTGAGTCGTTCCAACACGAGATTGAGCACGCCCGGGGGCGAACGGCGCTGTACTTTCGCACCCACATCGAAGAGTCCCATGGCCGCGAAGGCCTGCTCCATCGCATTGCCTTTGTCCGTGGTGATGAAAGCGCCTACATCGGCGAGCGTGAAACCGCCTCCATCGAACTGACCTGCAGCAATGGCGACCTGCCCCAGGCGTTGGGAATCGGCGACCTGTCGTGGTCTACCGAGACGACGCCTTCGTTTGCCACCTATACCAACCTGATCGCCCCGACCCGGGCCTACCGGCCGGTGCTCGACAGCAGCCTGCACTGGACGCTGATCTCCAACCTGTCGTTGAACTACCTGTCGCTGCTGTCGGCCGAGCCACTCAAGGCGGTGATTCGCGCTTATGACTTTGCCGCCCTGCACGACCTGCAACAGGCCCGCGCCACGCGCAAACGCCTCGACGGCATCGGCCAGGCGCAGACCACACCGCTCGACTGGCTGATGAAAGGCTTGCCGGTTCGCGGCCTGCAAACCCGTCTGCAACTGGACCAGAACGCCTTCCTGTGCGAGGGCGACCTGTACTTGTTTGCCAGCGTGTTGTCGCAGTTCTTTGCCCTCTACGCGAGCATCAACGCCTTCCATCGCCTGGAAGTGATCAACACCACCAATAACGAGCACTATGAATGGCCACTGTTGACCGGCAGACAACCCCTGATCTAG